GGCTGATACCGTAgttgttgaccttgttcaATGGAATGACAACCAGGCTCTCACTGCCTTCATCAGCTTACCCCGTGATGCTAATAGGGCCAAGCTTGCCAGCATTTCACCCAAGCTTTCTGCTGCTTTACCATCAGCAATGATCCCGAAATATTACATCCCAATGCAAAAGATGCCGATGACCCTGTCAGGCAAGTTAGACAGGGCAAGCTTACGCAAAACTGCCGCAGAAATGACACCAGCGCAGCTACTGCAATTTACAAGCACTGGGTACCGCGCGTCTCGCCCTTGTAGCACAGAACTAGAGCTGAGCATACGGCATCATTGGTCCGAGGTACTGGGAATACCAGAGTCTACTATAGGAGCTGAGGATAACTTTTACCATCTTGGTGGAGATTCCATCAGAATTGTGACTCTAGCTCAGCGTATTCTGAAGGCATACGGCGTCACACTTGGACTATGGCTCATAAATAGCAAGGACACCACTGTTGCTTCCATGGCAGAATTGATTGAGAGCACTGCCGTTGGCGAAGGATTAAGAAAGGTGCCGACTCTCAACCTCGAAATGGAGTTTGATTCCATCGTCAACCAGGCTTGGAATCTGAGGAACGTAGTTGACAGCCCGATCACAAAGCTACCTAAAAACGCTACAGTCTTCCTCACAGGCGGCACAGGATACCTGGGGACCGAAATTCTCAGACAACTGCTTGCATCAGATAACATCTGCAGAGTCATCATATTAGTACGAGCCAAATCAACCTCCCACGGCCTTGAACGTGTCAAACGAACAGCCCAAATTGCAGGTTGGTGGGATTCTGCCAACACCGACAAAATAACTATCTGGCAAGGCGATCTTGCCAAGCCGAACCTTGGTCTTTCAGAGGATAATCTACGACACCTACAGGGCAAATCAACAACACACATCCACGCCATTATTCACAATGGGGCAGTCGTGAACTGGAACGCAGACTACAACAAACTTCGTCGCGCAAACATCGATTCTACAGTCCAACTCCTCCGACTAGCCACTTCCTCCACAGCAACCAAATTCGTCTTCGTCTCAGGCGGCATGAAAGAAACAGACCAGTACAACAACGAAGATCTCTTCGCCAAATTACTCCCCAAATGCGGCTACGTACAAACGAAAATCATGGCGGAACGAATAATCCTCGAGATCGCGTCACGACTACCCGCGCTCCAAAACCGGATATCAGTCGTCAAGCCAGGTCTTATTATTGGCCCGACACAAACTGGAGTTGCGAATATAGATGACTTTCTGTGGCGCGCAGCAGCTACGGCCGTTTCGATGGGCAAGTGTCCTCTCGAAGGAGAAGCATGGCTGCACATTGCTGACGTGGAGTATGTTTCTGGCATAATAATCAATCAGGTATTCTCTTCGGAGATATGCACGTCGGTAGACATGCTGGAGGGGATGTACATGTCCACGTTTTGGGACCTGATTCACCAGGAACTCTGTCTTGAATACGATACTATCCCCTTTCCAGAGTGGGTTAAACTGGCGCTCGAGCAAGTGAATCGTGTTGGGGAGAGACATCCTCTCTGGGCGGCTCAGCACTTCTTGACGCAGCCTGATGGGCAATCTTCTCGCCCGGATGGGTACGTTACACCCCAGGATATGTGTGACGCTATGAGGAGTAATGTGCGGTATCTGGAGGGAATTGGCTTTATTAGACGGTCAATTGGGGGGTTGGGTATCGTGAATGGGGATGTGATTGGTAGGTCAAACATGGCAGATTATGAAGAGTGAGGCAGTTTAATGAATCTGAGATGGAACATACATTGTGTCGTTGAAATTGTCTGTTAACTATTTTATATACATTAAATATACTGGAGAAAATGCCATCGTTTCGCAATCACTTGTTATACTTGATATAAAAGGACTGCGTCGAAGCCACATCCcaatcctccttcttcttagCATCGCCGTATATTCTCAGCGCCCTCATAACAAACTTGTACTTCCCAGCGGGGGCATACTTCTCCGAATCAAGCTTACCATCCCAGGACCACCAACTAATCCCCCTGGAATTCCAATAGCTAGGGAACCCAAAAGGTTGGCCAATGGACTTCACACCCATCACCTCAGTGGTGAGATTCTTGGGCGGACAAGTCGTCATGGGGATGATATCGACTCGAATCTGTGAAGATCCAAGAGCGAGGCCAATGTACACTGCTGGCAGGACATCCTGGCTACCTGCTTTTCCGGGGGGTGGGAGATTGAATGTAGTGTTGTTAGGAACCTTGACGTAGTTCTTGGAGTCGTTGGAGTTGAAAATCCAAGATTGATCGGAGGCAAGGACAGTGGCTTTACCAAGAGAGCCTGTGAGACCCTGGTACGGCATGGAGAGGGACGAGCCGTCTGTGCCGTTGACAGTGATGTATCCGGACCAGAGGGGGAGGCGAGAGGCGTCAAGGCCAGACGGTGGGGTGGGCATAACTTCAACAACGACTTGTTTTCCGGGGGCGACGGTAACGCTATCCTGGGAGAATTTGAGACTGGCATACGAGTCGACTGCGTCGTTGGGGAAAGCCATGGGGTATATGGACCCTTTTTGAAGAGTGTACATGGTCAAGGATGCGACTTGGTTGAGCTTGTATGTGACAGAACTTTTGCCAGTATTGGAGATGGTAAAGTTGAGCTCGCGGGCTAAATGGTCTGTGTCGTTGAAGGACAAGCTGGATGGGGATAGTAAGGAGGTGGTGTATGCGGCATCGTATGCCTGCACCATGCCGCCGCCCTGTTGGGCAGCCGGTGCGAATTTGTTGGAGAACTGCTTGCCGTCGTTGAAGAGCTGGGGGTTGGCGGTGGCAGAGAGAAGGTTGTTGATTAGTTCGGGATTGCGCGTGCCTCGCACTTGGGAAACcaaggcgatgatggcggctGTGATGGGGCACGACATGGAAGTGCCGGACAAGACGGCGTAGCTGCCCTTGGCGACTGGGTATGTCGACAGGATATTGCCTCCTGGAGCTCCGATTTGGGGTTTGAAGTCCATCTCCCAGGTTGGGCCCCAAGAGGAAAAGAGACTGATCGATCCTCCAGTGAGAGTGTTGTTGACTTGGCCGACTACGGAGGCGGCCTTGCTaaaggaggtgatgtccaaGGTGACTGTAGATCCGGCCTTGAGGCTGTTGACCCAAGCAGCACCCGTCTCGGGGGTCACCATGCCAGCACCTTTCATGAGGGAAGCAGAATCTCCGAGTGTTGGGGCGAAATCGCCAGCAACATTGTTGTAAACCATCATATACTTGGCgcccttggcagccaagtTGACGGCCTTGTCGGCGAAGAGGCATGTACCACGTCGAACAAGCACAATATATTTGCTAAGATCGGGTGTATTCGCGGGAAGTGGAGTGCAAGCGTCATTGGCGATTGTGGTATCAAAGCTCGTGGCATAGAGAGGCATTGAGACGCTGGCAAGTGCTGGTGTGCCCGGCACGTAGAGGAAATCAGTCTTCTTTGCGCCATCGACACTGAAACTGGCTTGAAACTGCACAGACGGCGTGAGGACGTTGTCATATGACGCTACGGCGGTGACCTTCTTGCCGTTGGCTGCGGTACTGATATAAAACAAGCCATGgtcgccatcattgccagctGAGATGGTGCAGGGCACACCTTGCTCGACAATTCGGGAAACGGCGACGGCCCATGGTTCTTCGGTCCAGCCCCGAGCTCCAACAATAGAAGCGCTGATAATCTGGGCACCATCCTCGAAGGCTTTGTTAAAGGCAGAGATAAGAATATCAGTGCCAGCCAGGCCATCGCATCCAAACACGCGGTACGCTCCGAGTGTAACACTGGGCGCTGCACCAGTAAAGCCATGCACATTTGGCTGGGCGGCGacaatgccagcaacgtGCGATCCATGACCTTGGCAATCCATGGGGTCATTGTCAGGAACCGGGGTATTGTAGCCCGTGTAATCATCACCGACAAGATCGGTACCAAATGAGACCAAGCAGCCCTTTCCAAAGCAGTTGTTGCCCAGAGCAGGGTGCGTGTAGTCAATACCTGTGTCGATAATGGCTACTCGTACACCCTTTCCAGTAATGCCCTTGGCTCTGAGCTTGTCGACCTGAGTCATGATGTGAGGTGAGAAGGTGTCAGCGGTTTTGTGGTCTCGTGCTGAGACTTTGCCAGGTGCTGGTGTTCCGACTACTCTCACATTGGCGTCGGGTACACCAAAGAGGTCAATTGGCCAGATGTGCTTGACTGCTGGCATCTGTGCAATCTTTtgtgccttcttctcggcatTTTTAACATCGTGTAGCTGAATAGATACACCCTTGAAGAGCTTGTAGTCGAGCTTCATACGGGTGGTAACTTCACCATTGAGAGCGCCGACAACGGCTGAGGCATCCTAAGTATCAACCGAGTCAGCTAATTGTACTTTCTGATGATTTACATTTGGAATAATAAGGTCATACTTACATGGCCGTCTTCGAGCTCCACGATATAACCTCCCGGAACTCGGGCTGCGGCAGCCAGAGCTGTGGCCGCAGTCGCAAGAAGCGACATGAACATGGCGGTCCGAACCATGGCCGCAACCTTGGCTTAGACGGCTACCGACAATCTCGATAATAACAGAACACACAAGGGTGAGGCAGGAAAAATAAAAGACGAGAGGGAGAGCGATGCGAGGCTGGCACAACCTCAAAGACAGAGGTCGGTGAGGGCAGATATACACATTTTGGTGGGTGTTGAATCACACCCAACAGCGTGGACGGCGTGGCAGGCCATGGCCAATgcaattcatcaacaagatcGATGTATCCTGTAAAACAATCTGAGATAGTAAGCTGTCCATGAGACCTAACAATGGCCCTGACAGGTAGCCAGGCTGCATTGAATTAGCTTGATGCGTGCCTCATGGGTGGGCTACCGATATCACCTTGGACCTGCTCCATGCGGAAGGTGAGCATAGACCCTGCGAACTAAACCCGGAGCGGGGAGAATTCTCCAAATTCTCCAACTCGATCGATGTTAAGTCTCAATCTCTTGATTGAACCAACAGTCTCTGGCCAGGAATCCCTGTGCGGAGATGGAAGGCATCCAAGTGGCCATTTTATTTCTATTACCCAATGCTGAACCGGCACCGGCGGCGAGACAAGCAAAGAAGTTTAAGAGATGAGCATTTCCATGGTGTGATAACAAAACGTGCATAAAATTGCGCGTATTGTCTCCAGTGTTCGGTATACGCTTCAAGCCATTGCGAATTGCTGCCAAATCACGGCGTTTGCaatttcctcttcctctgaGATGAGCATACGCAAACGTCTGCTTGAGAGTCCATTGAGTTATTGGGCCCTGCGGTACTAGAGCCGCGACGTCCTCTTATTGCGGTGGTACTAGCAAGACTAGATTTCATGTCAGGCCTAACTGCATTCTGCAGTTGTTGGAAGCTGCAAAGGCGCCGAAACAGGAGACCCAGATAAGTTCTCTCTCAGGCGAATCCTGTTAGTTCCTAGCCACAAAATCTACTCAAGTTCAATGGTTGCTAGTGTCCTTTGTTCCTTTGTTCGTCTCCTACTTCATTAGGAATGGCACCTCGTATGGTTAGCTAAGGCCCGCCAGGTACCGGTCAGCGCGTGCTAATGTCTTGCATTGATCAACGTAATGGCAATGCAAGCTCCCCAATATTTACAAATGCGTCGACGAAAGACCTCTCGGTAGCTCGGGTTTCCGCAGAAGTTAGACACTTAAATTGGTGATTCCAGGCTCCTGGGGAAACtgtgccatcaccaaccatccGACCACACAAGTCATTGCGGCTGatcaacaaacacaagcGTCGCGGTCTGGAATCGCCTTTGATGTCCGTAGGCAGAAGGTAAATAAAATGAGATAATTTATTGTTTCCGGTAAGCATCCTGCAGTAGACTGAGAAAATAATTGTCCGTCATTGCCGATCCCGGGACAGGGGGCGACCGATGGCATGATGCTGCAACCAACCAAGGAGCTCGCCGGCAATCTAAAATGTTATGTTCTTGTTGTACATGTTATATATGCTACAGTGGGTAGTCATAAGTCTTTGAACACCCGCTTGTGCCTTGAATCCACTTTTTCTAGGTTTGATGGTAGAAAGAGTTGTTCAAATACTCATACCAACAGAAGGGAAGACGGCAGTTGGATCTATCGGTTTCGAGTCATATGACAGTCGCTCCATTAGAGCGTAGCAGGGGATGGGATATTTGTAAACTCAGTGCCGAGAACTTGATTCATCCAAATTCCAATCTGGTTGGCATCTTTGCTTCCAAGGCCGGCTTGAGAAAGACGAGATTGCCAATCGGATACGTCTTGTATTGAGCTCGAAATAAGTTGCTCTTGGTTGAAGTTTTGCCGCtccccaacaccaaaccGCTCAATAACGCCATGCCTTGCTTCAAAATGGACTTTGCACTATGAATGGTTAGCCACAGAAAGACCACTAAATAGGTTGGCACTCACATCAAAGGGTAACTCAGGTCGCTCCCTAGGATCCTCTTCAAACGGATGAGTGCAAAAGGTGAATCGCGGTGTTTGGCCATATATCCAATCCCTAGACTGCAGTTCCTCGTAACCGCTCTTCACTTTCGGGTCCTGTAACGCGTGTGTATCGAACTCCGTACGCAAGTCAAACTCACCATACATGGTGCCAAATTCTCTGATCACAGCATCTTTAAACACCTCAACATCCACATCGACGTTCCTTACTGGACTGCGAACACTGTCGACGCCTCGAGCTTTGATAAAAGGCTCAGCCGGGGAGCGCAGCATGCCTGATATATTCGAAAGGTTTGGGCTGCGAAGAAGGCATGTACCGTGATGTAGTGACCGCAGGCGAGTAAGCTTGTACGCAGACCCAGATATCTTGAACGTACTCCCTGCTGGTTTCCCGTCTACTTGGACATCTATGACGATGTCATGCCGCTTGTTGACGCTGGTAGTTGGTC
The genomic region above belongs to Pochonia chlamydosporia 170 chromosome 2, whole genome shotgun sequence and contains:
- a CDS encoding peptidase (similar to Pyrenophora tritici-repentis Pt-1C-BFP XP_001930980.1) — its product is MVRTAMFMSLLATAATALAAAARVPGGYIVELEDGHDASAVVGALNGEVTTRMKLDYKLFKGVSIQLHDVKNAEKKAQKIAQMPAVKHIWPIDLFGVPDANVRVVGTPAPGKVSARDHKTADTFSPHIMTQVDKLRAKGITGKGVRVAIIDTGIDYTHPALGNNCFGKGCLVSFGTDLVGDDYTGYNTPVPDNDPMDCQGHGSHVAGIVAAQPNVHGFTGAAPSVTLGAYRVFGCDGLAGTDILISAFNKAFEDGAQIISASIVGARGWTEEPWAVAVSRIVEQGVPCTISAGNDGDHGLFYISTAANGKKVTAVASYDNVLTPSVQFQASFSVDGAKKTDFLYVPGTPALASVSMPLYATSFDTTIANDACTPLPANTPDLSKYIVLVRRGTCLFADKAVNLAAKGAKYMMVYNNVAGDFAPTLGDSASLMKGAGMVTPETGAAWVNSLKAGSTVTLDITSFSKAASVVGQVNNTLTGGSISLFSSWGPTWEMDFKPQIGAPGGNILSTYPVAKGSYAVLSGTSMSCPITAAIIALVSQVRGTRNPELINNLLSATANPQLFNDGKQFSNKFAPAAQQGGGMVQAYDAAYTTSLLSPSSLSFNDTDHLARELNFTISNTGKSSVTYKLNQVASLTMYTLQKGSIYPMAFPNDAVDSYASLKFSQDSVTVAPGKQVVVEVMPTPPSGLDASRLPLWSGYITVNGTDGSSLSMPYQGLTGSLGKATVLASDQSWIFNSNDSKNYVKVPNNTTFNLPPPGKAGSQDVLPAVYIGLALGSSQIRVDIIPMTTCPPKNLTTEVMGVKSIGQPFGFPSYWNSRGISWWSWDGKLDSEKYAPAGKYKFVMRALRIYGDAKKKEDWDVASTQSFYIKYNK
- a CDS encoding lipoyltransferase (similar to Metarhizium acridum CQMa 102 XP_007812129.1) translates to MSRGISLTRRLTLPLAAARHQTRLFSAEAASHHSNKTQVYISRSNDPLLNLSVEHRLLQISPPESTILLLYVNSPCVVFGRNQNPWMELNLPRLAQIANRPKDIGWDDSAVRLVRRRSGGGTVFHDLGNVNFSVICPPQAFDRDKHAEMVVRALKSLGRPTTSVNKRHDIVIDVQVDGKPAGSTFKISGSAYKLTRLRSLHHGTCLLRSPNLSNISGMLRSPAEPFIKARGVDSVRSPVRNVDVDVEVFKDAVIREFGTMYGEFDLRTEFDTHALQDPKVKSGYEELQSRDWIYGQTPRFTFCTHPFEEDPRERPELPFDCKVHFEARHGVIERFGVGERQNFNQEQLISSSIQDVSDWQSRLSQAGLGSKDANQIGIWMNQVLGTEFTNIPSPATL